One window from the genome of bacterium BMS3Abin14 encodes:
- the tmk gene encoding thymidylate kinase, which translates to MRGIFITFEGIEGSGKSTLVSQLALLLKNKGIDPLITREPGGTALGRELRAILLNPAGADIQPLSELLLYAADRAQHIREVIGPALDEGKTVLCDRFSDATAAYQGYGRGIPLETIRSADGLAREGRIPDLTVLLDLPPDEGLERARSRNARDGAGAETRMDDEQPEFHRKVREGYLDLARQQPDRFLILDASNRPEHMASRVLTVFMERFPHAFR; encoded by the coding sequence ATGAGAGGTATTTTTATTACTTTTGAGGGGATAGAGGGATCCGGAAAATCCACCCTGGTTTCACAGTTGGCCCTCCTCCTCAAGAACAAAGGCATAGACCCTCTGATTACCAGGGAGCCCGGCGGCACTGCCCTTGGAAGGGAATTACGGGCGATCCTGCTGAATCCCGCAGGGGCCGACATACAGCCTTTGAGCGAGCTCCTCCTTTACGCGGCGGACAGGGCCCAGCATATACGGGAAGTTATAGGGCCGGCCCTCGACGAGGGCAAGACTGTTCTGTGTGACCGCTTCTCGGATGCAACTGCGGCCTATCAGGGCTACGGCAGGGGGATACCGCTGGAGACGATACGTTCCGCCGACGGCCTGGCACGGGAGGGGCGGATTCCGGACCTGACAGTCCTTCTTGACCTCCCACCGGATGAAGGGTTGGAGCGGGCGAGATCCCGCAACGCACGGGACGGTGCGGGTGCGGAGACCAGGATGGACGACGAGCAGCCTGAATTTCACCGGAAGGTCCGTGAGGGATACCTCGACCTGGCGAGGCAGCAGCCTGACAGGTTCCTGATATTGGACGCGTCAAACCGGCCGGAGCACATGGCGTCACGGGTCCTCACGGTGTTTATGGAAAGATTCCCCCATGCTTTTCGATAG
- the dnaX_1 gene encoding DNA polymerase III subunit tau, giving the protein MLFDRIKGQESAVRILARALESGRMPTTFLFTGPSGCGRMGTALALAASFNCENSALACGSCQSCRLHISNSHPDLVIVRPPEGKRVIVIEQIRTLIERAYLMPLMGTTSTFIVDGAHLMNPNAANALLKTLEEPPATSRFILIAPDRDSVLPTVSSRCRILAFRPLSRSVMEALLEAEGIDKKRAALLASMARGSMARGLEYHREEIPERMAQEFGPLSSLHEAGPSRLLDLAKGWGKNRTEALKITELMAQWYRDILVLSEGAPREQLIHSSHLATLRTLAEELGSASLSMILESIEDAREDLENNTNVELTMDNLLFRLRKFGRTGQGNTLSREGF; this is encoded by the coding sequence ATGCTTTTCGATAGAATCAAAGGCCAGGAAAGCGCCGTACGGATCCTGGCTCGCGCCCTGGAAAGCGGGCGCATGCCAACGACATTTCTTTTCACGGGCCCCTCCGGCTGCGGCCGCATGGGAACCGCCTTGGCGCTGGCAGCGTCATTTAACTGTGAAAACAGCGCTCTGGCCTGCGGCTCATGCCAATCATGCCGGCTCCACATTTCCAACTCCCATCCTGATCTTGTGATCGTGCGTCCCCCCGAGGGAAAAAGGGTTATCGTCATTGAACAGATCCGCACACTCATCGAGAGAGCGTACCTCATGCCCTTGATGGGGACGACGTCGACATTCATCGTTGACGGCGCCCACCTGATGAACCCCAACGCCGCCAATGCGCTCTTAAAAACCCTGGAGGAGCCTCCGGCCACATCACGCTTCATCCTTATCGCGCCGGACAGGGACTCAGTGCTGCCGACTGTTTCATCCCGCTGCCGAATCCTGGCCTTCCGCCCTCTGAGCCGCTCTGTCATGGAAGCCCTGTTGGAGGCTGAAGGCATCGATAAAAAACGCGCAGCTCTTCTGGCATCCATGGCGAGGGGAAGCATGGCGAGAGGGTTGGAATACCACCGGGAGGAGATACCGGAAAGGATGGCTCAGGAGTTCGGGCCTCTGTCCTCGCTCCATGAAGCCGGGCCGAGCCGGCTCCTTGATCTGGCAAAAGGCTGGGGAAAGAACCGGACGGAGGCTTTAAAAATCACTGAGCTCATGGCCCAATGGTACAGGGACATACTCGTATTGTCGGAGGGAGCTCCCAGGGAACAGCTGATCCACAGCTCACACCTGGCGACCCTGAGAACCCTCGCTGAAGAACTGGGGAGTGCGTCACTCTCCATGATCCTCGAATCCATTGAGGATGCGAGGGAGGACCTTGAGAACAACACCAACGTCGAACTCACCATGGACAACCTGCTTTTCCGGCTAAGGAAGTTCGGGCGGACAGGTCAGGGGAATACACTGAGCAGAGAGGGTTTTTAG
- a CDS encoding hypothetical protein (PSP1 C-terminal conserved region) has product MDMDVKNNGNDTPNEQPHPRKVRVFIRSQHRESLFNTTDHSLCPGDEVLVQTRQGNALGVIRTPPAEMHCDGCGRHSILRKADPEEIRCDRENRALEKDAYRICRDIIADWEMAMRLVKTEYLLDRSKAIFFFTAEKRVDFRELVRVLAKRLQIRIEMRQIGIRDEAKVLGGVGPCGMAFCCSTFLREFAPISVKMAKEQNVILNPTKISGGCGRLLCCLHYEYEQYQEATSGLPKAGKKVKLPEGTGKVRTYNFFAGTVTIDIPGHGPLTMSVDDLREQLK; this is encoded by the coding sequence ATGGATATGGACGTCAAGAACAACGGCAATGATACGCCGAACGAGCAGCCGCATCCCAGAAAGGTACGGGTGTTTATCAGGAGCCAGCACAGGGAGTCCCTCTTCAACACAACCGACCACAGTCTTTGCCCGGGAGACGAGGTCCTGGTCCAGACCAGGCAGGGCAATGCCTTGGGGGTAATTCGAACCCCGCCGGCTGAAATGCACTGTGACGGCTGTGGGAGGCACAGCATTCTGAGGAAGGCTGACCCTGAAGAAATCCGATGCGACAGGGAAAATCGCGCGCTGGAAAAGGATGCATACAGGATTTGCCGCGATATCATCGCCGACTGGGAGATGGCCATGCGGCTGGTCAAAACCGAGTACCTCCTGGACCGGTCCAAGGCAATCTTTTTCTTCACTGCAGAAAAACGTGTCGACTTTCGTGAACTGGTCCGGGTACTGGCCAAAAGGCTGCAGATCCGCATTGAGATGCGGCAGATCGGCATACGTGACGAGGCCAAGGTCCTTGGAGGGGTGGGGCCCTGCGGAATGGCATTTTGCTGCAGCACATTCCTCAGGGAGTTCGCGCCGATCTCCGTGAAGATGGCCAAGGAACAGAATGTTATCCTTAATCCCACCAAGATCTCCGGTGGATGTGGAAGGCTCCTGTGCTGTCTTCATTACGAGTATGAGCAATACCAGGAAGCGACAAGCGGTCTCCCGAAGGCAGGGAAGAAGGTAAAACTACCCGAGGGGACGGGCAAGGTGAGGACCTACAATTTCTTTGCCGGGACCGTTACCATTGACATTCCGGGCCATGGCCCTTTGACCATGAGCGTCGACGACCTGAGGGAACAGCTGAAATGA
- the metG gene encoding methionine--tRNA ligase, translating to MSNKTFYITTPIYYVNDVPHLGHVYTTVAADAASRFMRSSGRSVMFLTGIDEHGQKVEQAARDRGLSPQEHCDEMVVRFQRLWRRFNISNDDFIRTTEKRHEAIVQHFLQVLYDRGDIYRSTYNGWYCVPDERFWTEKDLLDGKCPDCGRKVVEIKESNYFFRMGKYQGWLSEHIKANPDFIQPETRQNEMLGFLRKPLGDLCISRPKSRLHWGVEVPFDHEYVTYVWFDALINYVTGAGFNVDEDRFTPLWENSTHLIGKDILTTHTIYWPTMLHGIGLPPPNRVFAHGWWTVEGRKMSKSTGNVVEPNLLLDVYGADSVRYFVLREVPFGLDGDFSHSALVRRINSDLANDLGNLLQRSLGMLGKYREGIIPAPKGGKDSGDLEKDLASRATVTLKDLSAHMESLAFDRALKSIWDLIGAANKYIDSAAPWALAKEGDDGKLDTVLFTIFEAIRQVAVMVSPFMPETGEKMFRQIGIADKHELKSITSLDRWGGIAGGTRTFRGPALFPRIDEIPDVSAGGPAEKDNSSEAEVSKGVEPTMDDNLITIDDFAKVQLVTGKVLEAENVPKSKKLIRLRVDTGEERQIVAGIAENYTPEDLVGMNIAVVANLKPATLMGVESRGMLLAASDDDGIHLFTFNGEVKPGTRIK from the coding sequence ATGAGCAATAAAACTTTTTACATCACCACCCCCATCTATTACGTCAACGACGTCCCCCACCTTGGCCACGTTTACACCACCGTGGCGGCGGATGCGGCTTCCCGTTTCATGCGTTCCTCCGGCAGGTCGGTCATGTTCCTGACGGGAATCGACGAGCACGGCCAGAAGGTTGAGCAGGCCGCCCGCGATCGAGGGCTCTCTCCTCAGGAGCATTGCGACGAGATGGTGGTCCGTTTCCAGCGGCTCTGGCGGCGCTTCAATATTTCCAACGACGATTTCATCAGGACCACTGAAAAACGTCATGAGGCGATCGTTCAGCATTTTCTTCAGGTGTTGTATGACAGGGGAGACATTTACCGGAGCACATACAATGGGTGGTACTGCGTCCCGGATGAGCGATTCTGGACGGAAAAGGATCTTCTGGACGGAAAATGCCCTGACTGCGGCCGGAAGGTCGTCGAGATAAAGGAGAGCAACTACTTCTTTCGAATGGGTAAATATCAGGGCTGGCTTTCTGAGCATATCAAGGCCAACCCCGATTTTATCCAACCCGAAACCAGGCAAAACGAGATGCTCGGGTTCCTCAGAAAGCCTCTTGGCGATCTGTGTATCAGCCGTCCGAAGAGCAGACTTCACTGGGGTGTGGAGGTTCCATTCGACCACGAATATGTCACCTATGTGTGGTTTGACGCTCTCATTAATTACGTCACCGGGGCAGGATTCAATGTCGATGAAGATCGGTTCACCCCGCTTTGGGAAAACTCCACCCATCTCATCGGCAAGGATATATTAACCACCCATACGATCTACTGGCCCACCATGCTCCACGGAATCGGGCTGCCTCCACCCAACAGGGTGTTCGCCCACGGCTGGTGGACGGTTGAAGGCCGGAAGATGTCAAAATCCACGGGGAACGTGGTTGAGCCTAACCTTCTCCTTGATGTTTACGGGGCGGACAGCGTTCGATATTTCGTCCTCAGGGAGGTGCCGTTTGGCCTGGACGGAGATTTCTCCCACTCGGCTCTGGTCAGGAGAATCAATTCAGACCTGGCCAACGATCTGGGCAACCTTCTTCAGCGTTCCCTCGGGATGTTGGGAAAATACAGGGAAGGGATCATCCCGGCACCGAAAGGCGGAAAGGACAGCGGTGATCTTGAAAAAGACCTGGCCTCCCGCGCCACCGTGACATTGAAGGACCTTTCGGCCCACATGGAGAGCCTGGCTTTCGATCGGGCGTTGAAATCCATATGGGATCTCATCGGGGCGGCCAACAAGTACATCGATTCAGCCGCTCCCTGGGCGCTTGCGAAGGAGGGGGACGACGGGAAGCTTGATACCGTCCTGTTCACCATCTTCGAAGCCATCCGGCAGGTGGCTGTTATGGTCTCCCCTTTCATGCCGGAAACCGGGGAGAAGATGTTTCGCCAAATTGGGATCGCCGACAAACATGAACTGAAGAGCATCACATCGCTGGACCGGTGGGGAGGCATCGCCGGAGGAACAAGGACCTTCCGGGGGCCGGCGCTGTTCCCCCGCATTGACGAGATACCTGATGTCTCCGCCGGCGGCCCGGCGGAGAAAGACAACTCTTCCGAAGCTGAAGTATCGAAAGGAGTGGAACCCACCATGGATGACAACCTTATCACCATTGATGATTTCGCAAAGGTCCAACTGGTAACCGGAAAGGTTCTCGAGGCCGAAAACGTACCGAAGTCAAAGAAGCTGATCCGGCTCAGGGTTGATACCGGGGAGGAGAGACAGATCGTCGCGGGCATCGCCGAGAACTACACACCTGAAGACCTCGTGGGCATGAATATCGCCGTGGTCGCCAACCTGAAACCTGCTACGCTTATGGGTGTTGAGTCACGGGGCATGCTGCTTGCGGCATCGGACGACGACGGAATCCACCTTTTTACCTTCAACGGGGAGGTTAAACCGGGAACACGCATCAAGTGA
- the ycfH gene encoding putative deoxyribonuclease YcfH → MTKTHLIDSHAHLEMKPFRGDLERVLERAHGAGVIHIVTVGSTVAESRRAFKLAERYSEISAVVGIHPHDALDADDEAMLELAKLAHRGKVVGVGETGLDFFRDRSPRNLQEDAFRRHLDLAKEVDLPVVIHVREAYPRSMEILREEGLPPKGGVVHCFSGTAGDAETYLGMGLHLSFTGTVTFPSRRSREWAEEILTLVPLEKIFVETDSPYLPPHPHRGKRNEPAHVALVAQKIAEIKNLSPDDVARITTRNAVRFFHLPVTLPGSRFAYTIRDSVYLNVTGKCTSACVFCRRSANPVVKGHDLMLESDPSVEEMLAALEDEGYAERSEVVFCGYGEPTIRLEEILEAARRLREQGAMHIRLNTNGLGSLYHGRDITPEIAGIMDEVSVSLNAQDAGTFERLCRPSFGEVSYEAAKDFARSCLAADMDVLITVVDHPDVDIDACRAIAEGMGARFRVRPLNEVG, encoded by the coding sequence GTGACGAAAACACACCTCATAGATTCCCATGCACATCTCGAGATGAAGCCCTTTCGCGGAGACCTTGAGCGGGTTCTGGAAAGAGCGCACGGCGCCGGTGTTATTCACATTGTCACCGTGGGCTCCACCGTCGCCGAGAGCCGACGGGCCTTCAAACTTGCCGAGCGCTATTCGGAAATATCCGCAGTTGTCGGCATTCACCCCCACGATGCCCTGGACGCCGACGATGAGGCGATGCTGGAACTTGCCAAGCTTGCGCACAGGGGAAAAGTCGTGGGAGTCGGGGAGACAGGCCTGGATTTTTTCCGTGACCGCTCCCCCCGCAATTTGCAGGAAGACGCCTTTCGAAGGCACCTGGACCTGGCCAAAGAGGTGGATCTCCCTGTGGTAATTCACGTTAGGGAGGCCTACCCGCGATCAATGGAGATTCTCAGGGAGGAGGGCCTGCCGCCCAAGGGCGGGGTCGTACACTGCTTTTCCGGAACAGCCGGGGATGCGGAAACTTACCTCGGCATGGGCCTCCACCTTTCCTTTACGGGGACCGTCACCTTCCCCTCCAGACGCAGCAGGGAATGGGCTGAAGAGATTCTCACCCTTGTCCCCCTGGAAAAAATATTTGTTGAGACCGATTCGCCCTACCTGCCGCCCCACCCACACCGGGGGAAAAGGAACGAACCGGCTCATGTCGCCCTCGTCGCCCAGAAGATCGCAGAGATCAAGAACCTTTCACCGGATGATGTGGCCCGAATCACCACCCGAAACGCCGTCCGGTTTTTCCATCTTCCGGTCACCCTGCCCGGTTCCCGTTTCGCCTACACTATCCGGGATTCGGTTTACCTGAACGTTACCGGAAAGTGCACCAGCGCGTGCGTCTTCTGCCGCAGGAGTGCAAACCCCGTCGTGAAGGGCCATGACCTGATGCTCGAGTCAGATCCTTCTGTGGAGGAGATGCTCGCCGCGCTTGAGGACGAGGGTTATGCGGAACGATCTGAGGTGGTTTTCTGCGGATACGGAGAACCGACCATCCGATTGGAGGAAATACTTGAGGCCGCACGGCGCCTCAGGGAGCAAGGGGCCATGCACATTCGCCTGAACACGAACGGTCTCGGCAGCCTCTATCACGGCCGGGACATCACCCCGGAAATTGCAGGAATTATGGATGAGGTCTCCGTGAGCCTCAACGCCCAGGACGCCGGTACGTTTGAACGCCTGTGCCGCCCGAGCTTCGGGGAGGTGTCCTATGAGGCGGCGAAGGATTTTGCCCGATCATGCCTTGCTGCAGACATGGATGTGCTCATCACGGTGGTTGACCATCCAGATGTGGATATCGACGCGTGCAGAGCTATCGCCGAGGGGATGGGGGCTAGATTCAGGGTGAGGCCCCTGAATGAAGTTGGGTGA
- the prfA_1 gene encoding peptide chain release factor 1 translates to MAVCYNPPMDLEVLKKECDVKAFKAGGPGGQHRNVTESAVRLRHLPTGIIVIGQSRRSQYRNLQDALERLARKLEDRAKRRKPRVSTRKSAGIRAREVERKRKNSRLKRSRSKIGHDVPED, encoded by the coding sequence ATGGCGGTGTGCTATAATCCCCCCATGGACCTGGAGGTACTTAAAAAAGAGTGTGATGTCAAGGCGTTCAAAGCCGGCGGGCCGGGGGGACAGCACAGGAATGTCACCGAATCGGCGGTAAGGCTCCGGCATCTCCCCACGGGGATTATCGTAATTGGACAATCCCGCCGTTCCCAGTACAGGAACCTTCAGGACGCACTTGAGCGCCTTGCCCGCAAGCTGGAGGACAGGGCAAAACGCCGAAAGCCCCGGGTCAGTACCAGGAAGTCTGCCGGAATCAGGGCCAGGGAAGTTGAGAGAAAGCGGAAAAACAGCCGATTGAAAAGATCCAGGAGCAAGATCGGGCACGATGTGCCCGAGGATTAA
- a CDS encoding succinate dehydrogenase/fumarate reductase iron-sulfur subunit encodes MTVKKHDGFGGSGTPMSGTTDGFLEECSSCGQCTSACPFLDRYGNPDRIIAGQPELAFLCTNCTGCDALCPLSLSPSEALFQTKERLIAKDSVSGKAASALRSARSFAERGHKAPFIHYSKTGTVFWPGCSLAGTNPETVRATASLLGKVLETEVGLALDCCFDPLYQMGDTRSTRETSNRIRERLKKAGIERIIVGCMNCRKVFREYLPDLDIQYVLEVLPDGIMDQPPAGKVYLHHPCPFYRLEGITEKAEGMLQNAVEEMEAQRAPACCGLGGNLAQQAPGLADQFTERVTMEACGSTIITSCMGCVNIFLKKGQETYHILDLITGTKPKSKPVSSVIKWANRLKLAQTSRSR; translated from the coding sequence GTGACCGTGAAAAAACATGATGGTTTCGGAGGGTCAGGCACCCCCATGTCCGGCACGACCGACGGGTTCCTGGAGGAGTGTTCCTCCTGCGGCCAGTGCACTTCCGCCTGTCCGTTCCTGGACAGGTACGGGAATCCTGACCGTATAATCGCCGGCCAGCCGGAACTTGCGTTCCTGTGCACCAACTGCACCGGGTGCGATGCCCTGTGCCCTTTGTCCCTCAGTCCATCCGAAGCCCTGTTCCAAACCAAGGAAAGGCTCATCGCGAAAGACTCCGTTTCCGGAAAAGCGGCCTCCGCCCTGAGATCGGCCCGATCGTTCGCCGAACGGGGACACAAAGCCCCTTTCATCCACTACTCTAAAACCGGGACGGTCTTCTGGCCCGGCTGTTCCCTCGCCGGCACAAACCCCGAGACGGTCAGGGCCACAGCCTCACTGCTGGGGAAGGTACTGGAAACGGAGGTCGGGCTCGCCCTGGACTGCTGTTTTGACCCTCTCTACCAGATGGGCGACACCCGATCCACGAGGGAGACATCGAACCGCATAAGGGAAAGGCTGAAAAAAGCCGGGATCGAAAGGATCATCGTCGGGTGCATGAACTGCCGAAAGGTCTTTCGCGAATACCTGCCGGACCTGGACATACAGTACGTACTGGAGGTCCTTCCGGATGGGATCATGGACCAACCCCCTGCCGGGAAGGTGTACCTGCACCACCCGTGTCCATTCTATCGCCTGGAGGGCATCACCGAAAAAGCCGAGGGGATGCTGCAAAATGCCGTGGAGGAGATGGAAGCCCAGAGAGCCCCGGCCTGCTGCGGACTGGGCGGGAATCTGGCTCAGCAGGCCCCGGGACTTGCGGATCAGTTCACCGAGAGAGTGACAATGGAGGCTTGCGGCTCAACCATCATAACCTCGTGCATGGGGTGCGTGAACATCTTCCTGAAGAAAGGGCAGGAGACGTACCACATACTGGACCTGATCACAGGAACCAAACCGAAGAGCAAGCCAGTCTCATCTGTTATAAAATGGGCCAACCGTTTAAAGCTGGCCCAAACCTCCCGAAGCCGGTGA
- the phaJ gene encoding (R)-specific enoyl-CoA hydratase gives MTEIRRKVIEGIRVGDTLTVTRTFTREDTRAFADVSLDYNPYHFHRSYTDSREFDGLICHGLLVGGMLTEIGGQLGMLASGMEFRFRGPVYFGDTITCRMTFTEIDEKGRAEAEAEYTNQDGEVVLLASLRGILPGPEEVKILKELVKRAARPGPQS, from the coding sequence GTGACAGAGATCAGACGGAAGGTCATAGAGGGGATCAGGGTCGGGGACACCCTGACCGTTACGAGGACATTCACCCGTGAGGATACCAGGGCCTTCGCCGACGTCTCCCTGGACTACAACCCCTACCACTTCCACCGCAGCTACACTGATTCCCGGGAATTCGACGGGCTTATCTGCCACGGGCTTCTGGTGGGGGGGATGTTGACCGAGATCGGGGGCCAATTGGGGATGCTGGCCTCCGGCATGGAGTTCCGTTTCAGGGGGCCGGTCTACTTCGGGGATACCATCACCTGCCGCATGACGTTCACGGAAATCGATGAAAAGGGGCGGGCCGAAGCAGAGGCAGAATACACCAACCAGGATGGAGAGGTTGTGCTTCTCGCCAGTCTGAGGGGGATACTGCCCGGTCCCGAGGAGGTAAAGATCCTCAAAGAATTGGTGAAAAGAGCCGCGCGACCCGGACCGCAATCCTGA
- the clsA gene encoding major cardiolipin synthase ClsA, protein MSVIYAHLLGFIGLVAAVLHVIGIVVAGHAVMNVRTSQAAVAWAIALITFPYITLPLYAVFGRDRFHGYMEALADENIPIRRIAQEVANAHSPEIVVPFEGSEASMEALQLLAKMPFTRHNEVRLLVNGRATFDAIFDAIERAKEYILLQFFIVNDDRLGGEMQKRLIRKAAEGVKVYFLFDEVGSHSLSSSYVNELNAAGVSMKPFRTTRGRANRFQVNFRNHRKIVVVDGLEAYVGGHNIGDEYLGGDPKLSPWRDTHVKVSGPSVLGIQLSFLEDWYWASRSVPDLNWVPSIAEEGGKRVLVFGSGPADDMGTCSLFFVQAINMARDRVWITSPYFVPDEAVLSALRLAAMRGVDVRIMMPEKIDHLMAYLAAFSFLDETACECLEIYRYQDGFLHQKVLLVDDELAAVGTANLDSRSLRLNFEIILVIADTDFASEVAAMLEEDFSHCRKADIAEYEQRSLWFRIAVRVARLFSPIL, encoded by the coding sequence TCGGTCTGGTCGCCGCAGTCCTCCACGTGATCGGGATTGTTGTAGCCGGACACGCGGTCATGAATGTCCGCACTTCCCAGGCGGCTGTCGCCTGGGCCATTGCGCTCATCACTTTCCCCTACATCACACTTCCCCTTTACGCCGTCTTTGGGCGTGACCGGTTTCACGGCTACATGGAGGCCCTGGCCGACGAGAATATCCCCATTCGGCGCATCGCCCAGGAGGTGGCGAACGCGCATTCTCCCGAGATCGTTGTTCCTTTCGAGGGATCTGAAGCCTCCATGGAGGCCCTTCAGCTTCTGGCGAAGATGCCGTTCACACGGCACAACGAGGTGCGGCTTCTCGTAAACGGCCGGGCGACCTTCGATGCTATTTTCGACGCCATCGAAAGGGCGAAGGAATACATTCTTCTCCAGTTTTTCATCGTCAACGACGACCGCCTTGGAGGGGAGATGCAAAAGCGCCTGATCCGAAAGGCTGCCGAGGGCGTCAAGGTATATTTTCTGTTCGACGAGGTTGGCAGCCATTCTCTGTCGTCCTCCTACGTGAATGAGCTGAACGCTGCCGGTGTGTCCATGAAGCCATTCAGAACGACCAGAGGGCGGGCCAACCGTTTCCAGGTCAACTTCCGCAATCATCGCAAGATAGTAGTCGTTGATGGTCTCGAGGCTTACGTGGGTGGGCACAACATTGGGGACGAGTATCTTGGCGGCGATCCGAAATTAAGTCCATGGCGAGATACACACGTGAAGGTCAGCGGACCCTCGGTGCTGGGGATACAGCTCTCCTTTCTGGAGGACTGGTACTGGGCGTCCCGCAGTGTTCCCGACCTGAACTGGGTACCCAGTATTGCCGAAGAGGGTGGAAAACGGGTACTCGTTTTTGGAAGCGGACCGGCGGACGACATGGGAACATGCAGCCTGTTTTTCGTCCAGGCCATCAATATGGCCCGGGACCGTGTCTGGATCACCAGTCCCTATTTCGTCCCGGATGAGGCTGTCCTGAGTGCCCTGCGACTGGCCGCCATGCGCGGAGTGGACGTCCGAATCATGATGCCCGAGAAGATTGATCACTTGATGGCGTACCTGGCGGCATTTTCCTTTCTGGACGAGACGGCCTGCGAGTGCCTGGAGATATATCGGTATCAGGATGGGTTCCTGCACCAGAAGGTCCTGCTTGTGGACGACGAGCTGGCGGCCGTCGGGACCGCAAATCTTGACAGCCGGTCACTACGGCTGAACTTCGAGATCATCCTGGTTATTGCCGATACCGATTTTGCCTCCGAAGTGGCAGCCATGCTGGAGGAGGATTTTTCCCACTGCCGTAAGGCCGACATCGCCGAGTATGAGCAGCGGTCCCTCTGGTTCAGGATTGCGGTCCGGGTCGCGCGGCTCTTTTCACCAATTCTTTGA